One window of the Euwallacea similis isolate ESF13 chromosome 28, ESF131.1, whole genome shotgun sequence genome contains the following:
- the LOC136417424 gene encoding uncharacterized protein, whose protein sequence is MNKKIYLRNNFTRIMARQYRVLVNYMQRGACEANLKVIEDNESGVFLILSPGPAVYPMCIGITDIDNVINLSTTTIRLELEFLGQGHHIDIEFGTELTKNAFRRLIRADSDDDSGRSSGTPSPNSPV, encoded by the exons atgaataaaaaaatttaccttagaaataattttacacGAATCATGGCACGACAATATCGTGTTCTTGTAAATTACATGCAAAGAGGCGCATGTGAAGcaaatttgaaagtaataGAAGATAATGAAAGTGGTGTTTTCCTAATCCTTTCGCCAGGGCCAGCGGTCTATCCAATGTGTATTGGAATTACAGACATTGATAACGTAATAAACTTAAGTACAACAACTATAAGACTGGAACTGGAGTTCTTAGGACAGGGACACCACATCGACATTGAATTTGGAACGGAATTGACCAAAAATGCGTTCCGGAGACTCATCAGAGCTGATAG TGATGACGATTCAGGAAGGTCCTCAGGTACACCAAGCCCAAATTCACCAGTTTAA